The following proteins come from a genomic window of Nocardiopsis sp. YSL2:
- a CDS encoding DUF397 domain-containing protein — translation MSIPTKPWHKSSYSNEAGTCVEVSEGAVTGVRDSQNPHLASLEFPASAWSGFLLGIGSPRT, via the coding sequence ATGAGCATCCCGACGAAGCCCTGGCACAAGTCCAGCTACAGCAACGAGGCCGGGACCTGTGTAGAGGTCTCGGAAGGGGCCGTCACCGGCGTCCGGGACAGCCAGAATCCGCACCTGGCTTCCCTGGAGTTTCCCGCCTCGGCCTGGAGCGGCTTCCTCTTGGGGATCGGCTCCCCCAGAACCTGA
- a CDS encoding ATP-binding protein, with protein sequence MSEAFTNALVHGRPEVSVEVWARPGYCAAVEVYDTGATVPTFPQGWDLAEAVAEHGRGLGLIQAFTREVCGAYRCGEGKRAWFAVAPDGGELDADAVRCLVDERARRQAGGVSSTAA encoded by the coding sequence GTGAGTGAAGCGTTCACGAACGCGCTCGTCCATGGCCGCCCGGAAGTCAGCGTGGAGGTGTGGGCGCGACCGGGCTACTGCGCAGCGGTTGAGGTGTACGACACCGGGGCCACCGTGCCGACCTTCCCGCAGGGGTGGGATCTGGCGGAAGCGGTGGCTGAGCACGGGCGCGGACTCGGGCTCATCCAGGCGTTCACCCGTGAGGTGTGCGGTGCCTACCGCTGCGGTGAGGGCAAGCGGGCGTGGTTCGCGGTGGCTCCGGACGGAGGCGAGCTCGATGCTGACGCCGTCCGGTGTCTGGTGGACGAGCGTGCTCGGCGGCAGGCTGGCGGGGTTTCGTCCACGGCTGCTTGA
- a CDS encoding DUF5753 domain-containing protein: protein MNASLTASRNRSSAWWNAYEDIPGGAYYPLEYEADQIFEYTLGLFSGLAQHPDYIRALMGRGAVPDQAERERRLEARVERTRSVLHRETPPQMWWVIDEPVLTCQVGGPKVMRAQLEHLLELSDHPRIDLQVLPQSEGMSLNYGLCLLWIGDDRVGHVDVPPQGLLFDAPEDVQHHELRSNHLRAAAISQERSRDLIRTRITELDV from the coding sequence GTGAACGCTTCACTCACAGCCAGCCGCAACCGCTCATCCGCCTGGTGGAACGCCTATGAGGACATCCCCGGCGGCGCGTACTACCCGCTGGAGTACGAGGCCGACCAGATCTTCGAGTACACCCTCGGGCTCTTCAGCGGCCTGGCCCAGCACCCCGACTACATCAGAGCCCTGATGGGTCGCGGAGCCGTGCCCGACCAGGCCGAACGAGAGCGCAGGTTGGAAGCCCGCGTGGAACGGACCCGCAGCGTCCTGCACCGCGAAACGCCCCCGCAGATGTGGTGGGTCATCGACGAACCGGTCCTCACCTGCCAGGTCGGCGGCCCGAAGGTCATGCGCGCTCAGCTCGAACACCTCCTCGAGCTGAGCGACCACCCCAGGATCGACCTCCAGGTCCTGCCCCAGTCCGAGGGCATGAGCCTGAACTACGGGCTCTGCCTACTCTGGATCGGTGACGACCGCGTCGGACACGTGGACGTCCCGCCACAGGGCCTGCTGTTCGACGCGCCCGAGGACGTGCAACACCACGAGTTGAGGTCCAACCACCTCCGAGCGGCGGCCATCTCCCAAGAACGTTCCCGCGACCTGATCCGAACCCGAATCACCGAACTCGACGTATGA